A region of Gadus morhua chromosome 18, gadMor3.0, whole genome shotgun sequence DNA encodes the following proteins:
- the cby1 gene encoding protein chibby homolog 1 isoform X1: METFKKSLTNMPLFGNTFTPKKTPPRKSASLSNLHTLDRSTREVELGLEYGVPVMNIGGQSLKFEEGQWTSESGGTVSSKEMQRLKKRNLQLEEENNLLKLKIDLLLDMLSETTAESHLMERELEEMKIHQRRKK; encoded by the exons ATGGAG ACATTCAAGAAATCGTTGACGAATATGCCGCTCTTTGGGAATACATTCACCCCAAAGAAAACCCCACCTCGAAAGTCTGCATCCTTATCGAACCTCCATACT TTGGACCGGTCAACGAGGGAGGTGGAATTGGGCCTTGAATATGGGGTTCCGGTGATGAACATTGGAGGCCAAAGTTTAAAATTTGAAGAGGGGCAGTGGACTTCAG AGTCTGGCGGAACTGTGTCTAGCAAAGAAATGCAGAGGCTAAAGAAGAGGAATCTGCAGCTGGAAGAGGAAAACAACCTCCTCAAACTGAAAATTGACCTCCTGTTAGACATG CTGTCTGAAACCACGGCCGAGTCCCACCTGATGGAGAGGGAGTTGGAGGAGATGAAGATCCACCAGCGGAGGAAAAAATGA
- the kctd17 gene encoding BTB/POZ domain-containing protein KCTD5 isoform X7, with product MATEDRREPVPNALSEVGMLKTTHHGHNNNNNNNNNNNNKDSEGTDSTTTTATATATATESSGIATQSIGNGSGINPTGGNSGKWVRLNVGGTVFLTTRHTLLKEQTSFLYRLCQQQDLHSDTDETGAYVIDRDPTYFGPILNYLRHGKLVYNKELAEEGVLEEAEFYNITPLIKLIKERILERDSKATQQVPPKHVYRVLQCQEEELTQMVSTMSDGWKFEQVSVRTCRKPRTGLLWTMVNIGSSYSYGTEDQAEFLCVVSKELHTAGSGVATEQSHKTKLFQIHGSRM from the exons ATGGCAACAGAAGATAGACGGGAACCGGTGCCAAATGCTTTATCAGAGGTCGGTATGCTGAAGACGACGCACCACGgccacaacaacaataacaacaacaacaacaataacaacaacaaagacagcgAGGGAACTGATAGCACGACAACAACGGCTACCGCTACGGCGACCGCCACTGAATCCAGCGGGATAGCAACGCAGAGCATCGGGAACGGCTCTGGGATCAACCCCACTGGGGGGAACAGCGGGAAATGGGTCCGCTTGAACGTCGGCGGCACGGTGTTCCTCACAACGCGGCATACCCTTCTCAAAGAACAAACTTCCTTTCTTTACAGGCTCTGTCAACAGCAGGACTTGCACTCAGACACG GACGAGACGGGGGCGTACGTCATCGACAGAGACCCCACCTACTTCGGCCCCATCCTCAACTACCTGCGGCACGGAAAACTGGTCTACAACAAGGAGCTGGCGGAGGAAG GGGTGCTTGAGGAGGCTGAGTTCTACAACATCACCCCTCTGATCAAGCTGATCAAGGAGAGGATCCTGGAGAGGGACTCAAAGGCCACACAG cAGGTGCCCCCTAAGCACGTGTACCGGGTGCTGCAatgccaggaggaggagctcaccCAGATGGTGTCCACCATGTCCGACGGCTGGAAGTTTGAGCAGGTCAGCGTGCGCACCTGCAGAAAGCCCCGCACCGGACTGCTCTGGACT ATGGTGAACATCGGCTCGTCATACAGCTATGGCACGGAGGACCAGGCCGAGTTCCTGTGTGTGGTCTCCAAGGAGCTGCACACAGCGGGGTCCGGTGTGGCCACCGAGCAGAGCCACAAGaccaag CTTTTCCAGATCCATGGATCGAGGATGTAA
- the cby1 gene encoding protein chibby homolog 1 isoform X2: MPLFGNTFTPKKTPPRKSASLSNLHTLDRSTREVELGLEYGVPVMNIGGQSLKFEEGQWTSESGGTVSSKEMQRLKKRNLQLEEENNLLKLKIDLLLDMLSETTAESHLMERELEEMKIHQRRKK; the protein is encoded by the exons ATGCCGCTCTTTGGGAATACATTCACCCCAAAGAAAACCCCACCTCGAAAGTCTGCATCCTTATCGAACCTCCATACT TTGGACCGGTCAACGAGGGAGGTGGAATTGGGCCTTGAATATGGGGTTCCGGTGATGAACATTGGAGGCCAAAGTTTAAAATTTGAAGAGGGGCAGTGGACTTCAG AGTCTGGCGGAACTGTGTCTAGCAAAGAAATGCAGAGGCTAAAGAAGAGGAATCTGCAGCTGGAAGAGGAAAACAACCTCCTCAAACTGAAAATTGACCTCCTGTTAGACATG CTGTCTGAAACCACGGCCGAGTCCCACCTGATGGAGAGGGAGTTGGAGGAGATGAAGATCCACCAGCGGAGGAAAAAATGA
- the plbd1b gene encoding phospholipase B-like 1, translating into MYMEVQSVERCVLFFAFYAFVHTNHLQEATAYWNEAQKSVILKEGVMDTLDGGAYGFYNDTLLLTGWGLLEVRAGYGGKKQTDETTYFLAGYLEGFLTARQMFSHYSNMYPQLIKDEEMVHTVESFLSKQNCWSREQVKLKGNSDILWRHMGLILAQLDGLQAGATYWSKTQQMEPLSLLAVQFLNGMGDLLDLVPALTPRSKSSSAGTGPWRMPGMGHCTALIKVLAGFENLLFAHSSWFTYAASMRIYKHWDLRISGQHTAAAKMSFSSYPGLLSSLDDFYLLGSGLLVTQTTNVVFNVSLFSLLTPHSLLAWQRVRLANAMALSGEQWARVFSNYNSGTYNSQYMVLDLNKVSLGRSMEDGALTVVEQIPGKVLHSDQTQALRRGYWPSYNVPFHADIYNLSGYGVMWRRYGEEFSYDLCPRAKILRRDQSRVSSLISLKHMMRYNNYKRDPYTRGHPCKTICCRDDLKLRRARPGGCYDTKVTDYHMSRQLVAEVINGPTTQGGLRPFSWRWFNGTAHKDLPPTYNFTFIAVRPTLHQP; encoded by the exons ATGTACATGGAGGTGCAGAGTGTCGAacgttgtgtgttgtttttcgCTTTCTATGCTTTTGTACACACTAATC ATCTCCAAGAGGCTACTGCGTACTGGAACGAGGCCCAGAAAAGTGTAATTCTGAAGGAGGGGGTGATGGACACGCTAGATGGGGGTGCCTATGGGTTCTATAATGATACCCTCCTCCTGACTGGGTGGGGGTTGTTGGAAGTCCGTGCAGGGTacggaggaaaaaaacaaaccgATGAAACCACTTACTTTTTGGCGGGTTACCTGGAGGGCTTCCTGACGGCCAG ACAGATGTTCAGTCACTACTCCAACATGTACCCACAACTGATAAAGGACGAGGAAATGGTTCATACCGTTGAAAGCTTTTTGAG CAAGCAGAACTGCTGGAGCAGAGAGCAGGTGAAACTAAAGGGAAACAGTGACATCTTGTGGAGGCATATGGGACTCATCCTTGCTCAGTTGGACGGTCTGCAGGCCGGAGCTACATACTGGTCGAAGACCCAACAAATGGAG CCGCTGTCTCTTCTAGCGGTACAGTTTCTGAATGGGATGGGGGACCTGTTGGACCTAGTCCCTGCCCTGACTCCCCGCTCCAAGTCCTCCAGTGCGGGGACGGGGCCGTGGAGAATGCCAGGAATGGGCCACTGCACTGCTCTTATAAAG GTGCTGGCGGGCTTTGAGAACCTGCTCTTTGCTCACTCTAGCTGGTTCACCTACGCTGCCAGCATGCGCATCTACAAACACTGGGACCTCCGGATCTCTGGTCAACACACAGCCGCTGCAAAGATGTCCTTCAGCAGCTACCCTG GACTGCTGTCCTCCCTGGATGACTTCTACCTCCTGGGTAGCGGTCTCCTGGTCACTCAGACCACCAACGTGGTCTTCAacgtctccctcttctccctgctCACCCCTCACTCTCTGCTGGCCTGGCAGAGGGTGCGGTTGGCCAACGCCATGGCTCTCAGCGGAGAGCAATGGGCCCGCGTCTTCTCCAATTACAACTcag GCACCTACAACAGCCAGTACATGGTGTTGGACCTGAACAAGGTGTCCCTTGGCCGAAGCATGGAGGACGGGGCCCTGACTGTTGTGGAGCAGATCCCTGGGAAGGTCCTCCATTCAGACCAGACCCAGGCCCTACGCAGAG GCTACTGGCCGTCGTACAATGTGCCGTTCCACGCCGACATCTACAACCTGAGCGGGTACGGCGTGATGTGGCGCAGATACGGCGAGGAATTCTCTTATGACCTTTGCCCCCGGGCAAAGATCCTGCGTCGAGATCAGTCCAGGGTCTCTAGCTTGATCTCTCTGAAACACATGATGAGATACAACA ACTACAAGCGTGATCCCTATACCAGAGGACATCCATGCAAAACCATCTGTTGCCGTGACGACCTAAAGCTGCGCAGAGCGCGCCCAGGTGGATGTTATGACACAAAG GTAACAGACTACCATATGTCGCGACAGTTGGTTGCCGAGGTGATAAACGGTCCCACCACACAGGGGGGTCTGCGGCCGTTCTCGTGGCGATGGTTCAACGGCACGGCGCATAAAGATCTACCGCCAACCTACAACTTCACCTTTATCGCCGTGCGGCCAACTCTCCACCAGCCCTGA
- the kctd17 gene encoding BTB/POZ domain-containing protein KCTD5 isoform X5, producing the protein MATEDRREPVPNALSEVGMLKTTHHGHNNNNNNNNNNNNKDSEGTDSTTTTATATATATESSGIATQSIGNGSGINPTGGNSGKWVRLNVGGTVFLTTRHTLLKEQTSFLYRLCQQQDLHSDTDETGAYVIDRDPTYFGPILNYLRHGKLVYNKELAEEGVLEEAEFYNITPLIKLIKERILERDSKATQVPPKHVYRVLQCQEEELTQMVSTMSDGWKFEQMVNIGSSYSYGTEDQAEFLCVVSKELHTAGSGVATEQSHKTKVPDLQQEVAARAEEEEEVEEEEAEDEDEEEVEVEGGGGGAGDGAGQAQEAGRGTTPNEVWLRE; encoded by the exons ATGGCAACAGAAGATAGACGGGAACCGGTGCCAAATGCTTTATCAGAGGTCGGTATGCTGAAGACGACGCACCACGgccacaacaacaataacaacaacaacaacaataacaacaacaaagacagcgAGGGAACTGATAGCACGACAACAACGGCTACCGCTACGGCGACCGCCACTGAATCCAGCGGGATAGCAACGCAGAGCATCGGGAACGGCTCTGGGATCAACCCCACTGGGGGGAACAGCGGGAAATGGGTCCGCTTGAACGTCGGCGGCACGGTGTTCCTCACAACGCGGCATACCCTTCTCAAAGAACAAACTTCCTTTCTTTACAGGCTCTGTCAACAGCAGGACTTGCACTCAGACACG GACGAGACGGGGGCGTACGTCATCGACAGAGACCCCACCTACTTCGGCCCCATCCTCAACTACCTGCGGCACGGAAAACTGGTCTACAACAAGGAGCTGGCGGAGGAAG GGGTGCTTGAGGAGGCTGAGTTCTACAACATCACCCCTCTGATCAAGCTGATCAAGGAGAGGATCCTGGAGAGGGACTCAAAGGCCACACAG GTGCCCCCTAAGCACGTGTACCGGGTGCTGCAatgccaggaggaggagctcaccCAGATGGTGTCCACCATGTCCGACGGCTGGAAGTTTGAGCAG ATGGTGAACATCGGCTCGTCATACAGCTATGGCACGGAGGACCAGGCCGAGTTCCTGTGTGTGGTCTCCAAGGAGCTGCACACAGCGGGGTCCGGTGTGGCCACCGAGCAGAGCCACAAGaccaag GTTCCGGATCTGCAGCAGGAGGTTGCAGCccgggctgaggaggaggaggaggtggaggaggaggaggctgaggatgaggatgaggaggaggtggaggtggaggggggtggtggtggtgctggtgatggtgctggtcaAGCCCAAGAGGCAGGCAGAGGGACCACACCCAATGAGGTGTGGCTTAGAGAGTGA
- the kctd17 gene encoding BTB/POZ domain-containing protein KCTD5 isoform X3: MATEDRREPVPNALSEVGMLKTTHHGHNNNNNNNNNNNNKDSEGTDSTTTTATATATATESSGIATQSIGNGSGINPTGGNSGKWVRLNVGGTVFLTTRHTLLKEQTSFLYRLCQQQDLHSDTDETGAYVIDRDPTYFGPILNYLRHGKLVYNKELAEEGVLEEAEFYNITPLIKLIKERILERDSKATQQVPPKHVYRVLQCQEEELTQMVSTMSDGWKFEQVSVRTCRKPRTGLLWTMVNIGSSYSYGTEDQAEFLCVVSKELHTAGSGVATEQSHKTKQEVAARAEEEEEVEEEEAEDEDEEEVEVEGGGGGAGDGAGQAQEAGRGTTPNEVWLRE, from the exons ATGGCAACAGAAGATAGACGGGAACCGGTGCCAAATGCTTTATCAGAGGTCGGTATGCTGAAGACGACGCACCACGgccacaacaacaataacaacaacaacaacaataacaacaacaaagacagcgAGGGAACTGATAGCACGACAACAACGGCTACCGCTACGGCGACCGCCACTGAATCCAGCGGGATAGCAACGCAGAGCATCGGGAACGGCTCTGGGATCAACCCCACTGGGGGGAACAGCGGGAAATGGGTCCGCTTGAACGTCGGCGGCACGGTGTTCCTCACAACGCGGCATACCCTTCTCAAAGAACAAACTTCCTTTCTTTACAGGCTCTGTCAACAGCAGGACTTGCACTCAGACACG GACGAGACGGGGGCGTACGTCATCGACAGAGACCCCACCTACTTCGGCCCCATCCTCAACTACCTGCGGCACGGAAAACTGGTCTACAACAAGGAGCTGGCGGAGGAAG GGGTGCTTGAGGAGGCTGAGTTCTACAACATCACCCCTCTGATCAAGCTGATCAAGGAGAGGATCCTGGAGAGGGACTCAAAGGCCACACAG cAGGTGCCCCCTAAGCACGTGTACCGGGTGCTGCAatgccaggaggaggagctcaccCAGATGGTGTCCACCATGTCCGACGGCTGGAAGTTTGAGCAGGTCAGCGTGCGCACCTGCAGAAAGCCCCGCACCGGACTGCTCTGGACT ATGGTGAACATCGGCTCGTCATACAGCTATGGCACGGAGGACCAGGCCGAGTTCCTGTGTGTGGTCTCCAAGGAGCTGCACACAGCGGGGTCCGGTGTGGCCACCGAGCAGAGCCACAAGaccaag CAGGAGGTTGCAGCccgggctgaggaggaggaggaggtggaggaggaggaggctgaggatgaggatgaggaggaggtggaggtggaggggggtggtggtggtgctggtgatggtgctggtcaAGCCCAAGAGGCAGGCAGAGGGACCACACCCAATGAGGTGTGGCTTAGAGAGTGA
- the kctd17 gene encoding BTB/POZ domain-containing protein KCTD5 isoform X6, which yields MATEDRREPVPNALSEVGMLKTTHHGHNNNNNNNNNNNNKDSEGTDSTTTTATATATATESSGIATQSIGNGSGINPTGGNSGKWVRLNVGGTVFLTTRHTLLKEQTSFLYRLCQQQDLHSDTDETGAYVIDRDPTYFGPILNYLRHGKLVYNKELAEEGVLEEAEFYNITPLIKLIKERILERDSKATQQVPPKHVYRVLQCQEEELTQMVSTMSDGWKFEQMVNIGSSYSYGTEDQAEFLCVVSKELHTAGSGVATEQSHKTKQEVAARAEEEEEVEEEEAEDEDEEEVEVEGGGGGAGDGAGQAQEAGRGTTPNEVWLRE from the exons ATGGCAACAGAAGATAGACGGGAACCGGTGCCAAATGCTTTATCAGAGGTCGGTATGCTGAAGACGACGCACCACGgccacaacaacaataacaacaacaacaacaataacaacaacaaagacagcgAGGGAACTGATAGCACGACAACAACGGCTACCGCTACGGCGACCGCCACTGAATCCAGCGGGATAGCAACGCAGAGCATCGGGAACGGCTCTGGGATCAACCCCACTGGGGGGAACAGCGGGAAATGGGTCCGCTTGAACGTCGGCGGCACGGTGTTCCTCACAACGCGGCATACCCTTCTCAAAGAACAAACTTCCTTTCTTTACAGGCTCTGTCAACAGCAGGACTTGCACTCAGACACG GACGAGACGGGGGCGTACGTCATCGACAGAGACCCCACCTACTTCGGCCCCATCCTCAACTACCTGCGGCACGGAAAACTGGTCTACAACAAGGAGCTGGCGGAGGAAG GGGTGCTTGAGGAGGCTGAGTTCTACAACATCACCCCTCTGATCAAGCTGATCAAGGAGAGGATCCTGGAGAGGGACTCAAAGGCCACACAG cAGGTGCCCCCTAAGCACGTGTACCGGGTGCTGCAatgccaggaggaggagctcaccCAGATGGTGTCCACCATGTCCGACGGCTGGAAGTTTGAGCAG ATGGTGAACATCGGCTCGTCATACAGCTATGGCACGGAGGACCAGGCCGAGTTCCTGTGTGTGGTCTCCAAGGAGCTGCACACAGCGGGGTCCGGTGTGGCCACCGAGCAGAGCCACAAGaccaag CAGGAGGTTGCAGCccgggctgaggaggaggaggaggtggaggaggaggaggctgaggatgaggatgaggaggaggtggaggtggaggggggtggtggtggtgctggtgatggtgctggtcaAGCCCAAGAGGCAGGCAGAGGGACCACACCCAATGAGGTGTGGCTTAGAGAGTGA
- the kctd17 gene encoding BTB/POZ domain-containing protein KCTD5 isoform X2 — translation MATEDRREPVPNALSEVGMLKTTHHGHNNNNNNNNNNNNKDSEGTDSTTTTATATATATESSGIATQSIGNGSGINPTGGNSGKWVRLNVGGTVFLTTRHTLLKEQTSFLYRLCQQQDLHSDTDETGAYVIDRDPTYFGPILNYLRHGKLVYNKELAEEGVLEEAEFYNITPLIKLIKERILERDSKATQVPPKHVYRVLQCQEEELTQMVSTMSDGWKFEQVSVRTCRKPRTGLLWTMVNIGSSYSYGTEDQAEFLCVVSKELHTAGSGVATEQSHKTKVPDLQQEVAARAEEEEEVEEEEAEDEDEEEVEVEGGGGGAGDGAGQAQEAGRGTTPNEVWLRE, via the exons ATGGCAACAGAAGATAGACGGGAACCGGTGCCAAATGCTTTATCAGAGGTCGGTATGCTGAAGACGACGCACCACGgccacaacaacaataacaacaacaacaacaataacaacaacaaagacagcgAGGGAACTGATAGCACGACAACAACGGCTACCGCTACGGCGACCGCCACTGAATCCAGCGGGATAGCAACGCAGAGCATCGGGAACGGCTCTGGGATCAACCCCACTGGGGGGAACAGCGGGAAATGGGTCCGCTTGAACGTCGGCGGCACGGTGTTCCTCACAACGCGGCATACCCTTCTCAAAGAACAAACTTCCTTTCTTTACAGGCTCTGTCAACAGCAGGACTTGCACTCAGACACG GACGAGACGGGGGCGTACGTCATCGACAGAGACCCCACCTACTTCGGCCCCATCCTCAACTACCTGCGGCACGGAAAACTGGTCTACAACAAGGAGCTGGCGGAGGAAG GGGTGCTTGAGGAGGCTGAGTTCTACAACATCACCCCTCTGATCAAGCTGATCAAGGAGAGGATCCTGGAGAGGGACTCAAAGGCCACACAG GTGCCCCCTAAGCACGTGTACCGGGTGCTGCAatgccaggaggaggagctcaccCAGATGGTGTCCACCATGTCCGACGGCTGGAAGTTTGAGCAGGTCAGCGTGCGCACCTGCAGAAAGCCCCGCACCGGACTGCTCTGGACT ATGGTGAACATCGGCTCGTCATACAGCTATGGCACGGAGGACCAGGCCGAGTTCCTGTGTGTGGTCTCCAAGGAGCTGCACACAGCGGGGTCCGGTGTGGCCACCGAGCAGAGCCACAAGaccaag GTTCCGGATCTGCAGCAGGAGGTTGCAGCccgggctgaggaggaggaggaggtggaggaggaggaggctgaggatgaggatgaggaggaggtggaggtggaggggggtggtggtggtgctggtgatggtgctggtcaAGCCCAAGAGGCAGGCAGAGGGACCACACCCAATGAGGTGTGGCTTAGAGAGTGA
- the kctd17 gene encoding BTB/POZ domain-containing protein KCTD5 isoform X1, translating into MATEDRREPVPNALSEVGMLKTTHHGHNNNNNNNNNNNNKDSEGTDSTTTTATATATATESSGIATQSIGNGSGINPTGGNSGKWVRLNVGGTVFLTTRHTLLKEQTSFLYRLCQQQDLHSDTDETGAYVIDRDPTYFGPILNYLRHGKLVYNKELAEEGVLEEAEFYNITPLIKLIKERILERDSKATQQVPPKHVYRVLQCQEEELTQMVSTMSDGWKFEQVSVRTCRKPRTGLLWTMVNIGSSYSYGTEDQAEFLCVVSKELHTAGSGVATEQSHKTKVPDLQQEVAARAEEEEEVEEEEAEDEDEEEVEVEGGGGGAGDGAGQAQEAGRGTTPNEVWLRE; encoded by the exons ATGGCAACAGAAGATAGACGGGAACCGGTGCCAAATGCTTTATCAGAGGTCGGTATGCTGAAGACGACGCACCACGgccacaacaacaataacaacaacaacaacaataacaacaacaaagacagcgAGGGAACTGATAGCACGACAACAACGGCTACCGCTACGGCGACCGCCACTGAATCCAGCGGGATAGCAACGCAGAGCATCGGGAACGGCTCTGGGATCAACCCCACTGGGGGGAACAGCGGGAAATGGGTCCGCTTGAACGTCGGCGGCACGGTGTTCCTCACAACGCGGCATACCCTTCTCAAAGAACAAACTTCCTTTCTTTACAGGCTCTGTCAACAGCAGGACTTGCACTCAGACACG GACGAGACGGGGGCGTACGTCATCGACAGAGACCCCACCTACTTCGGCCCCATCCTCAACTACCTGCGGCACGGAAAACTGGTCTACAACAAGGAGCTGGCGGAGGAAG GGGTGCTTGAGGAGGCTGAGTTCTACAACATCACCCCTCTGATCAAGCTGATCAAGGAGAGGATCCTGGAGAGGGACTCAAAGGCCACACAG cAGGTGCCCCCTAAGCACGTGTACCGGGTGCTGCAatgccaggaggaggagctcaccCAGATGGTGTCCACCATGTCCGACGGCTGGAAGTTTGAGCAGGTCAGCGTGCGCACCTGCAGAAAGCCCCGCACCGGACTGCTCTGGACT ATGGTGAACATCGGCTCGTCATACAGCTATGGCACGGAGGACCAGGCCGAGTTCCTGTGTGTGGTCTCCAAGGAGCTGCACACAGCGGGGTCCGGTGTGGCCACCGAGCAGAGCCACAAGaccaag GTTCCGGATCTGCAGCAGGAGGTTGCAGCccgggctgaggaggaggaggaggtggaggaggaggaggctgaggatgaggatgaggaggaggtggaggtggaggggggtggtggtggtgctggtgatggtgctggtcaAGCCCAAGAGGCAGGCAGAGGGACCACACCCAATGAGGTGTGGCTTAGAGAGTGA
- the kctd17 gene encoding BTB/POZ domain-containing protein KCTD5 isoform X8, which produces MATEDRREPVPNALSEVGMLKTTHHGHNNNNNNNNNNNNKDSEGTDSTTTTATATATATESSGIATQSIGNGSGINPTGGNSGKWVRLNVGGTVFLTTRHTLLKEQTSFLYRLCQQQDLHSDTDETGAYVIDRDPTYFGPILNYLRHGKLVYNKELAEEGVLEEAEFYNITPLIKLIKERILERDSKATQQVPPKHVYRVLQCQEEELTQMVSTMSDGWKFEQMVNIGSSYSYGTEDQAEFLCVVSKELHTAGSGVATEQSHKTKLFQIHGSRM; this is translated from the exons ATGGCAACAGAAGATAGACGGGAACCGGTGCCAAATGCTTTATCAGAGGTCGGTATGCTGAAGACGACGCACCACGgccacaacaacaataacaacaacaacaacaataacaacaacaaagacagcgAGGGAACTGATAGCACGACAACAACGGCTACCGCTACGGCGACCGCCACTGAATCCAGCGGGATAGCAACGCAGAGCATCGGGAACGGCTCTGGGATCAACCCCACTGGGGGGAACAGCGGGAAATGGGTCCGCTTGAACGTCGGCGGCACGGTGTTCCTCACAACGCGGCATACCCTTCTCAAAGAACAAACTTCCTTTCTTTACAGGCTCTGTCAACAGCAGGACTTGCACTCAGACACG GACGAGACGGGGGCGTACGTCATCGACAGAGACCCCACCTACTTCGGCCCCATCCTCAACTACCTGCGGCACGGAAAACTGGTCTACAACAAGGAGCTGGCGGAGGAAG GGGTGCTTGAGGAGGCTGAGTTCTACAACATCACCCCTCTGATCAAGCTGATCAAGGAGAGGATCCTGGAGAGGGACTCAAAGGCCACACAG cAGGTGCCCCCTAAGCACGTGTACCGGGTGCTGCAatgccaggaggaggagctcaccCAGATGGTGTCCACCATGTCCGACGGCTGGAAGTTTGAGCAG ATGGTGAACATCGGCTCGTCATACAGCTATGGCACGGAGGACCAGGCCGAGTTCCTGTGTGTGGTCTCCAAGGAGCTGCACACAGCGGGGTCCGGTGTGGCCACCGAGCAGAGCCACAAGaccaag CTTTTCCAGATCCATGGATCGAGGATGTAA
- the kctd17 gene encoding BTB/POZ domain-containing protein KCTD5 isoform X4 gives MATEDRREPVPNALSEVGMLKTTHHGHNNNNNNNNNNNNKDSEGTDSTTTTATATATATESSGIATQSIGNGSGINPTGGNSGKWVRLNVGGTVFLTTRHTLLKEQTSFLYRLCQQQDLHSDTDETGAYVIDRDPTYFGPILNYLRHGKLVYNKELAEEGVLEEAEFYNITPLIKLIKERILERDSKATQQVPPKHVYRVLQCQEEELTQMVSTMSDGWKFEQMVNIGSSYSYGTEDQAEFLCVVSKELHTAGSGVATEQSHKTKVPDLQQEVAARAEEEEEVEEEEAEDEDEEEVEVEGGGGGAGDGAGQAQEAGRGTTPNEVWLRE, from the exons ATGGCAACAGAAGATAGACGGGAACCGGTGCCAAATGCTTTATCAGAGGTCGGTATGCTGAAGACGACGCACCACGgccacaacaacaataacaacaacaacaacaataacaacaacaaagacagcgAGGGAACTGATAGCACGACAACAACGGCTACCGCTACGGCGACCGCCACTGAATCCAGCGGGATAGCAACGCAGAGCATCGGGAACGGCTCTGGGATCAACCCCACTGGGGGGAACAGCGGGAAATGGGTCCGCTTGAACGTCGGCGGCACGGTGTTCCTCACAACGCGGCATACCCTTCTCAAAGAACAAACTTCCTTTCTTTACAGGCTCTGTCAACAGCAGGACTTGCACTCAGACACG GACGAGACGGGGGCGTACGTCATCGACAGAGACCCCACCTACTTCGGCCCCATCCTCAACTACCTGCGGCACGGAAAACTGGTCTACAACAAGGAGCTGGCGGAGGAAG GGGTGCTTGAGGAGGCTGAGTTCTACAACATCACCCCTCTGATCAAGCTGATCAAGGAGAGGATCCTGGAGAGGGACTCAAAGGCCACACAG cAGGTGCCCCCTAAGCACGTGTACCGGGTGCTGCAatgccaggaggaggagctcaccCAGATGGTGTCCACCATGTCCGACGGCTGGAAGTTTGAGCAG ATGGTGAACATCGGCTCGTCATACAGCTATGGCACGGAGGACCAGGCCGAGTTCCTGTGTGTGGTCTCCAAGGAGCTGCACACAGCGGGGTCCGGTGTGGCCACCGAGCAGAGCCACAAGaccaag GTTCCGGATCTGCAGCAGGAGGTTGCAGCccgggctgaggaggaggaggaggtggaggaggaggaggctgaggatgaggatgaggaggaggtggaggtggaggggggtggtggtggtgctggtgatggtgctggtcaAGCCCAAGAGGCAGGCAGAGGGACCACACCCAATGAGGTGTGGCTTAGAGAGTGA